The Lycium ferocissimum isolate CSIRO_LF1 chromosome 1, AGI_CSIRO_Lferr_CH_V1, whole genome shotgun sequence genome includes a region encoding these proteins:
- the LOC132064703 gene encoding secreted RxLR effector protein 161-like: MVSIYMSNPRRRHYEAVKWILRYLKRASDVGVTFRKGREGISILSYVDSDYEGDLDKRRSIFGYILTLVGSSVSWTLTQQSIIPLSTTEAQYMAAAQAVKEAIWLKGLMIELSLIQQESTFRCDS; this comes from the coding sequence ATGGTAAGCATATACATGTCAAATCCAAGAAGGAGGCATTATGAAGCGGTCAAGTGGATATTGAGATATCTCAAGAGAGCTTCTGATGTTGGTGTGACCTTTCGAAAAGGTCGTGAAGGTATTTCAATTCTCAGTTATGTGGATTCTGACTATGAAGGGGATCTTGACAAAAGGAGGTCCATATTTGGATACATCCTAACTCTTGTTGGCAGTTCCGTTAGTTGGACATTAACTCAACAGTCGATTATCCCTTTGTCTACAACAGAAGCGCAATACATGGCAGCAGCGCAGGCGGTGAAAGAAGCAATCTGGTTGAAAGGTTTGATGATAGAATTGAGTTTGATTCAACAGGAATCAACTTTTAGATGTGATAGTTAG